One window from the genome of Salvia miltiorrhiza cultivar Shanhuang (shh) chromosome 7, IMPLAD_Smil_shh, whole genome shotgun sequence encodes:
- the LOC130993748 gene encoding uncharacterized protein LOC130993748, with protein sequence MTDKLVTDNKRPTPPTNPITPRVSYSSKLKDDTAKPSDVLAQDFCSLHPVKKNNVLMFDIPDDLYQEQLQSFKFALHARIILQKGDTPRVAKDIQTELQSIWSIAESWQVIPIGKGYFTLRFSGERDLALAKSKAFWKLKTGILKIREWTPLFNPYKESSSLSQVWMRIYYLPHEIWHPEVISGIARSVGSPIKIDGSTFLGSVGHFARVLMEIDMTKEIIYSLRVNRGSASFDIEFVYENLPYFCGVCRKVGHSSDKCRNNKDHKETQGSEEK encoded by the coding sequence ATGACTGATAAATTGGTGACTGATAACAAACGTCCTACTCCGCCAACAAATCCTATCACGCCTAGGGTTTCCTACTCCTCCAAACTCAAGGATGATACTGCCAAACCCTCGGATGTTTTGGCACAAGACTTTTGTTCTCTCCATCCGGTAAAGAAAAATAATGTTCTCATGTTTGACATTCCAGATGATCTATATCAAGAACAATTACAGAGCTTTAAATTTGCTCTTCATGCAAGAATCATTCTGCAAAAAGGAGATACTCCAAGAGTTGCTAAAGATATTCAAACAGAACTACAATCCATCTGGTCCATCGCTGAATCTTGGCAGGTGATACCTATTGGAAAAGGGTACTTTACCCTCCGATTCTCTGGCGAACGTGATTTGGCCCTGGCTAAATCCAAAGCGTTCTGGAAGTTAAAGACCGGAATTCTAAAAATTAGAGAATGGACACCTCTCTTCAATCCATACAAGGAATCGTCTTCTTTATCTCAAGTATGGATGAGGATTTATTATCTTCCCCACGAAATATGGCATCCGGAGGTTATCTCGGGCATAGCACGATCGGTTGGATCACCGATCAAAATTGACGGCTCTACTTTTTTGGGATCGGTGGGTCACTTTGCTAGGGTTCTCATGGAGATTGACATGACGAAAGAAATCATCTACTCTCTGAGGGTGAATAGGGGATCAGCTTCGTTTGATATTGAATTTGTTTATGAAAATTTGCCATATTTTTGCGGTGTGTGCAGAAAGGTGGGACACTCTTCTGATAAATGCAGAAATAATAAGGATCATAAAGAGACTCAAGGCTCGGAAGAGAAGTAG